The region ATCCTGATCGGCCCTTCCATCGAAGTGGGCATGGCTCAGCATCACCTGGGCTTTGCAGGCTCCATTACTGTCCGCCCCACCACGCTGATTTCAATCATTGAAGACTATGTGAAAAGTCTGGTGAAGCATGGTTTCACGCACTTCTTCTTTTTAAATGGACACGGAGGCAACATCGCCACGGTTAAGGCCAGCTTCGCAGAAATTCATGCAGAAGCTAGCCTTGGACGAGCTCCCGTTCAGCAACCAGAGTTGGAGTTGGTGCTCCACAACTGGTACCAGGGACGACGAGTGACCGAGATAAGCAATCGCTACTTCCCCGGGATCGAGGGCAGTCACGCAACACCTTCAGAAATTTCACTGACCTTCCACGCCTACCCGGAACACACCAAGCCAGCAGAAACAATGGAACCCCGAGTGGCCCGTGGAGGTTCCTTCGGTAGTGCAGTGGACTATCGCCACAAGTTTCCAGATGGCAGGATTGGCTCTGATCCCTCCGGAGCAACCGCCAAGATTGGTGCTGAACTGTGCCAGGCTGCAGTCACGGATGCGTTGGATGCGCTGCGTTATCAGGGATTCCTCTAAGCCTCTTGCTGAGATTTTGATGCCTGAACCACAGAACCTAGTCCAGCTGAAGGTGCGGGGTCTCTTCGGTCGCTTCGATTATGACCTCTCGATCACTCGTACGGACTCCCCGATTGCGATCCTGACGGCACCCAATGGCTATGGTAAGACCCACCTGCTGCACATGATTGATGCCCTGGCACGTCAGGACTATCTGGAGTTGAGCCACTACACCTTCGACTCGCTGGAGATCCAGCTGGCAGATCAATCCCAAATGACAGTCACTCGAATGAACACGGAAGGGAGCTCGGAGATCTGTCGGATGGACTTGAAGGAACGGTCGCTCGGCAAAGAACAGGAACAGCGAGCCAGCGTGGCGGTTCATCCTCAATGGGGAGCACGTTGGGAGAGTGAAGAGACTGATTCGGCTGCCGCAGAGTGGCCGGAACGCTGCAAGGAATTTTGGAACCCCACGGAACCTCGTGCTCATGTGCCTCACTGGGTGCAGGCTTGGCATCAGCGAATAGAGGGTCAGCATGCTGCCTTCAGTACGTTTGCCGGTCCAGTCAAGCATGCGGGCTGAAATGAGTGGAATGTCCGAAGTATCGAAGCTGGATACCGTTCGGGAGCAGAGTCAGCGTTTGGTGCAACAGTCTTTAAATGATTATGCCCAGACGATTCGTGAACACGAACGCAACCTGCTACAGTCTCTGCTTCAAGCCTTGCAGGGTACGGAAGAGGTCTCAACAGAGGAATTACGAGATCTATTTGCTCGTCTTCAGGAGCAGGAGCGATGCCTGGAGGAATTGCAGCTGATCAGCCCGGGTACGACGGAGAGCATTCTACCCACAGGACCAAACTACCTTCCTGAACAGAGTCGGCTGTTACGCTGCTACTGTGAGAACATCCTGGAGCGCTTTCACACACTTCAGCACTGTGCCCACCACCTGAAGTTGTTACTGGACACACTCAATCTCTGGCTACATCGCAAGCATTTCCAGACAGATTCCACGGGCCAACTCGAATTGCGTGTCATGGATCGCAACAGTGAGTTACGGCAGCCCCTCTCACTGGACAAGCTCTCTTCTGGAGAACAACAACTGGTCTACCTGCTGGGACTGTTGATCTTTGATACTCAACCCAAGCAGCTCGTGTTGTTGGATGAACCGGAACTTTCGCTGCATCCAGCTTGGTAAGACGATTTCCTTCCGCTGCTTCAGCAGATCTGTGAACTCAACGACTGCTACCTGTTGATGGCCACGCACTCTCCTTCCCTTGTGGGTGACGACTGGAACATTGTCTGTGAACTTGCTGATCAGGTAGAGAACTGAGGCCCAGTACGCTGCTGGTGAGTCAGCGCAATCCGGTTCGCATTCTCAACCAGGTCCGCATGCGCCACAGCCAGTCCCGTAAGTTGACACTGCTGGTCGAAGGGCCTTCTGATCGTAAGTTTTTTCTCAACTGGCTACGTGAGGAACAGCTGCGTGTTGAACCTCTGCAGGGTCACCAGCAAGTGGAGGCAGTCTGGCGTCTGGCCTGTAAGCAACCAATCCAACCCCCGCTGATTTGTCTGGTCAATCTGGACTACGACCAGCTGCTAGGACGTGAACTGGTTGAACATGAGTGCCTTATCTACGTCTCAGCACGAAGCCTGGAGGAAGAAGCCGAAGCCAATGATTTGGAAGGGGTACTGGTTCGCTCGGATGCCTTGCGTAAGCTGTTCTACGAGAAATTACCAGAGCGGATCCTGGATGAGCAGGAAGATCTGGTTGCTTACCTGAAACAACAACGTGAAGCCTTGCGCAAGGCTGCTTCTCTGATTGGTGCCTATCGTGCTGCAGCTCAATTCTTCTACTCTGAATTTCACCGTGGGTACTGGGATCGAGATGCCTTGCGGATTGGTACAGCTGAATTTTTGGACCCACTCACCCTACAAATTCAAGAAGACAAACTAAGGAAAATTATCGTTGCCAGCGCCCTCCACAAACCCGATCATGATTGGATGGTCAATCAGGCTCAGCAGCTGTTTGCAGAGTACGGTTTAGGTTGGAATCTTTGTCGGAGTCATGACCTCAGCAAGCTTTTGGCTTTGCACCTGAACGCGCTTGGACGAGAGAATCTCTCCCAAGTCGATGTTGAATCCCTGCTCCGTGCAAGCTTCGAAACAGCGATGGCACAACAAACCCAGTTCGGGAAATGCTTCATGGAACTGGAAAAGAAATTGTGCAAGGCGTTGTTACGGTGACGCTTTGATTGCCTGAAATGGAATGGGGTTGATTTAGCTACGAAGTATTGAGGACACTTCCTACCAGTTCTCAAAATAGACAACCTGTTTTTCATCTGCTAATCTAATTAATTTACTTCTCATCCGCATCGCCTCAGGAGCCAACAGCACAATGTCCGGAGTCAATCCCTACATCCAGCAACCCGATTTTGTCCTGCCTCAGGAACCCTACAAGATCACTTTCTTACCAGCCGATGTGACGGTTGAGGTTCAGCCAGCAATACTGCCTCATCCTCAGGACGGACTACCTGGCTCTCTGCTAGCCAGTGCTCTGGAAGCTGGTCTCGACATGGATCATTCCTGTGGAGGAGTTTGTGCCTGTTCGACCTGCCACATCTGGGTGCGTTCTGGAATGGAAAGCTGCAATGAAGCCACCGAGGATGAGGAAGATATGCTGGACATGGCCCCCGGACTACAGCCAAACTCCCGACTGGCCTGTCAGTGTGTGCCAGATGGAACGAGTGATGTGGTCGTGGAAATTCCCGATTGGAACCGCAACCTGGTGAGTGAAGGCCACTGAAAGGACGATATGATTACGCTGACTGAAAATGCGGCAAAGGAGATCCGCAAGATCATGCAGGAGCAGCAGCTGGAAGAAAATGTATTCATCCGAGTGGGGGTCAAGGGTGGGGGATGCTCCGGCTTCACCTATACCTTTGATTTCGATGCCCGCAAGACTCGCTTTGATCTGGATTTTGAATCACAGGGGATGCAGGTCGTTGTGGACAAGAAGAGCTACCTCTATATTAAGGACACAGAAATTGATTGGAGCTACAGCTTGATGGATCGTGGATTGCGCTTCAACAACCCTTCCGCAAAGTCTTCCTGTGGTTGCAAAACTTCCTTTCAGTTTGAAACACCTGTTCAGGAAAACGTCTTTCAACCCACTTGGTAAAAACGATGAGTGCCGAACTTTGTGAACAAATCAAACAAGCCGTCCAGACAGCCCTTCCAGACGCTGAAGTAGTAGTCACTGGTGGTGGTGGTCACTTCTCTCTGGAAGTCATCTCCTCAGCCTTTGAGGGCAAGGGTCTACTGGCTAAGCAACGGCTGGTCTATGGTGCTTTGACCGAACTGATGGCTGGGGAACACGCGCCAGTTCATGCCATCGATTCATTGAAGACTCTCGTGCCGGAATGAGATCCGGCTTTACCTGGCTGGAACTCCTCCTAGCGACTTTGGTCGCTGCCGTCTTTCTGGCACTCGCCCAGGGACCGCTGCTGCACTTCTCCTCTCTACTCACCGATCAATACACTACCTCTGCTAAGCAATGCCAACTGGATCGCTTTCTATTGATGCTTAAGACTGAGTTAATCCAGGCTGGATATGCGCTGGGAGATGATGCTGAACCAGTACAAGTCTCTTCGAGATGAACTAGTCTTGCTTGCAGATTTCAACCGTGATGGAGACCTGAATGATACCTGAGAGCGCATCTCCTACCGTTTTCGTGCTGCCGACAAGAAACTTTAACGTCGTTCCGGAAGTGGGAGTTATCAAACCCTGGTTGAAGAAGTGGGGGCTATCTCTTTTGCCCTCGGCCCTGGTCGTGATCTGCCGATGTCACCACCCCAGCACTGTGTGGTAGTAGGAGTTCACTTGGATCCAGATGCAGAAGATCTCTCCTACACCCTCTGTCCGATTTTTCTCTGAGTAAGCTATGTCCACACTGCGTCTGCAACTTCATTATCCGGACATGCCAGTTCCTCAGCGGGCTCATCCCAAGGATGTGGGTCTTGACCTAACAGCAATGGCGGTGGAGCCACACAATGAACGACTTTTTTTCATCGACACAGGTGTCTCGGTCGAACCTTCGGAAGGATACTACGTGGAGGTGGTTGCTCGCTCCAGTTTGTCCAAGACGGATTTCATCCTAGCCAATTCAGTTGGTATCATTGATCCAGACTACCGAGGTCGAATTCGGCTAGCACTACGATACTTGGGGGAAGAATCTGGAGCGGACGCTGCAGCAGAGATGATTGGGCGTCGGGTGGCTCAGCTGATCCTACGTCGCCGAGAGGAAGTGACTGTGGAAGTTGTCAGCGAGTTGGGAGCAACCGTCCGAGGTGTGGGAGGCTTTGGTAGCAGTGGAGGTTGAAGCTGCGTCTGCACAACGATGTGGCGATTTCCAAGATCTTGAAGATGCTGGCTCATCTGTAAAATTTGTTGATCTTACAGGAGTTCCCGATACCATTTTGGGAACAGCCTGCCCAAACCGTGACGAGCTTGGATTCGTTGAATGAATAGATCATCAGAATCATTTCGGCTAGTTTAGAAAGCCGATCTCCTAGAGCAATCAGCTCATCGACCAGCACGACACTTTTATCAATTCACTTTCACATTGGGTGAAGAAGAAAAGGGCGGACCTGCTCCCTGGCTAAGACTGCCAGCCTCCTCCTTGTTTGACCTGAGTTTCATGAAAGATCGAGAAGAAAGTGCCTTGGTTCAGGCCAAGAGACAACTGCAGCAATTTTGGCGAGACACCGGCGTGACTTGTGACGAGCGCTTGCTGAAGGTGTTCCGCCAGTTGTCTCGAGAAGAGTTTGTGAGCCCGATTCACCGGGAAAACGCCTACATGGACTACCCGCTGCCGATTGGTTCCAACCAGACTATCTCCCAACCCACTACCGTGATGACGATGCTCCGCTTGCTAGAAGTGGCTCCACAACACCGAGTGCTCGAAGTCGGTGCCGGTAGTGGTTACAATGCTGCCCTGCTGGGTCTGCTGGCCAAGCAGGTGGTCTCACTGGAATGTCGAAGGGAACTGGTTGAAATGGCTTCTCAGAATATACGTCGAGCAGGCATTCAGAATGTGGAAGTCCGTTACAGCGATGGAAAGATTGGTGTTCCAGAGTTGGCCCCGTTTGATCGGATCATTGTCACCGCAGCGGCGGCTCGCTTTCCTAATGATCTCTGGGAGCAATTGGCTGAAGGAGGGATCCTCGTGGTTCCGGTGGGAGATCCCTATTCCTGCGTAATGACTAGGGCGGAGAAGAGTGACGGCAAACGACACGTCACCCGTCACGGTTCCTACGCCTTTGTGCCCTTGGTGTAAGAGAGAGATGATTTAATGGCTTTTTGGGAAATTTGGCTACAGGCACTGATCCTGATCGTGATTTTGGGTGCCTTCCTCTGGGGGGTCAGTGTTCGGATAAAAAATGCCAGTATTGTTGATATCTTCTGGGGACCAGGCTTTGTGGTCTGCGCTTGGTGGTATGCCTGGCAGTGTGAATTCGACTCGTGGCGCTCCACACTGCTGCTTGGACTGGTGACGATCTGGGGACTGCGACTTGCCTTGCACATCGGCTGGCGTAACCACGGTAAGGGAGAGGATTATCGCTACCAGCAATTTCGTCAGGATTTTGGACCAGAACGCTACTGGTGGTTCAGTTATTTTCAGGTGTTTTTGCTGCAGGGTGGATTGCTTTGGTTCATCTCGGCTCCCTTGCTGGCAGTCCCATATCTTGCTGCAGAAGAAAGTCCTTTCGGCTTGTTTGATGCGTTGGCACTCTTTTGCTGGGGAGTTGGTTTTGCTTTTGAGGCTGGAGGAGACTGGCAGTTGGCACAATTCAAGGCCAATCCTGCCAACAAAGGTAAGGTGCTAGACCAGGGATTTTGGAAGTACACGCGTCATCCAAACTACTTTGGCGATGCTGCGGTCTGGTGGGGTTATGGATTGTTCAGTGCGGCCAGTGGAAGCTACTGGCCAATGATTGGTCCTCTGTTGATGACCGGGCTGATCATTCAGGTTTCAGGAGTTCGACTGCTGGAACACACACTGGTGGACGCCAAGCCGGAGTATCGGGATTATGTTGAGCGAACCAGTGCCTTCATTCCCTGGCCACCCAAGGCTCCCTCTTCATCAAGAACGACTTCCCAGCAGGAAAGCTAACCAGTGATTGCTCGGCTGAGACTTGTGCAGGCTTGGCAGGTACGCAGAGTGGCGCCAGTTGCTTACCCCCAGCCATAGACTGAAAAGCCCCATCAGTGCAATCTGTGCGTAGGCCCACTTGGAGAAGCCAAAAGAGAGCAGGAGATCATAAGTCCCATGGAGTACAGCGGCAATCAGCCAACCTCCTAGCAATAAGCGAGTGACGGCTGCGGCATCTGCTCCCTGAAGCTGACTAAGGCGAGCTTTGGCAACGAAGTAACCCAGAGGCACACTCATGAAGGCGTGAGCCGGAAGAGTCACTACAGTCCGAGTTGCCACAACGCCTACTCCGTACTGCTGAAGATAGAAGCCATTTTCTAACGTCGCAAAACCTAGTGCGACTACTGCACCGTGTAGGATGCCGTCAAAGGGCTCACGCAGATGCCGGGTGGGAAAGCTGAGCAACAACAGTACAAGCAACTTGGCGGTTTCCTCGTTAAACCCGACTAGCATCCAGAAACCAGCCTTATAGAGTGGCCAGTCTTGATCCATCCAGGTGAAGGTTTCCTTGGCTCCAGGCCAAAAAAGCGTGTACTTCTCAACGCTGTGGTTGAGCAACAGTGCAATCAGTCCACAGAACATTCCACCGACGAATAGCGCGGCCAATCGTCGCAGACTGGCTCGCTGGTAACGGTGTAGACGATAGAATAACCATCCCCACATCAATCCTGGGGCAATCAGCAATCCGGCTATTGAAAGCATGATTTGTCTCCAAGGGTTTGCGATTAGTTGGGAATCGTGGCATGTTTTTTCATTTTTTTCATCTTTCTGTATACGACCTGTTCCTAGATTCTTGAGTATCGCATGAACCGCATACCAATGTTGCACCAGGAAGAGCACACGGAACTGTACTTGTTCGCTGAGGCGATCAAAGATCGTCGCTACTTCCGCAAGATTCCGATGAACCTGCTGCTGGAAATGCTGCGCCTGTCACAGCTTGTGATGTTGTCTCAGGATGAGCAGCTGGTGCACGAGGGTGACAAGGCCCCCCCCGAAATGTACATCTTGCTCCATGGTTCGCTGATGGTTACCTCGCAGGGAGAGTTCATTTCTCGCCTGGAATCACCGGGAGATGTAGTGGGAGAGCAGGCAATTCTCTCGCCAGAAGCTCGTACCATGACCGTCACTGCCGAGGTTGACTCCCGTGTGCTTGCATTCCCGAATGATGTGTTTCGTGTGGCCGAAGAGATGAGTCACATTCCAGCAATTTACCTCAGCTTTGCCAGTATTCTTGCGGAAAAACTGCGGATTACAGAAGCCCAGGCCAAATTGCGACGGAATGCTCGTCCTCAAGGAAATGCCACGCCACCTTGCATTGCGATTGTAGATATCGATAGTCGCGAGCGACGAGTGATCCGAGGTACCCTGAGTACACTCTGGAAAGAAATGAAGATTGTCGAATACGCCAGCCCCAAGGAATTCATTGAGACTCCAGCTGAGCGGCGCTTTGATCTGATCATTCTCGATCCACTTTATAACCATGACTACCATGATGAACAGGAGTTACTCGAAGCCCTCGGTGAGTCAGTGGGTTTGCACAACTGTCCTGTTTTTGCAGTCAGTGAGTGGTGCAATGATGAAAGCAATCGTGAGAAGCTCGCGCAAATGGGTGTTGGGGACTTTCTTGGTCGCCCCTACTCGACTTTCGATCTGCGGCACAAGCTTTCTGCTTTCAAAGTGGCCTATTATCGACAACGGGAACTGGAGCAGGTGGAGCATGCAGCCGATACCGACCGGCTGACCAACCTGGCCAATCGGCGGCGTATGGATGAGTTCCTGGACGCGCTGGTCACGCTGTATCCGGAGGAGCGTCAGCCCTTCTCGTTGATCATCACTGATGTCGACAACTTCAAACACTATAACGACACCCACGGTCACCAGATGGGAGACGTGGTGTTGGCTTCGATTGCGGCAATCCTTAAACGCAGTGTGCGGCGTGGTGACTTGGCAGCTCGCTTCGGTGGTGAAGAATTCGTCGTGCTCCTGCCAAAATGTGATAAACCAGCAGCCCTCAAGATTGCTGAAAAATTGCGCCAGGCAGTGGAGGAAGAAGAAATCCCCTACCAGGAACAGCAACCGTTGGGCAACCTGACCGCAACTTTTGGGGTTGCCACTTATCCCTTCGATGCTGAGAACGTAGATATGTTGCTCAAGCGCGCAGATGAATGCCTTTACCAGGGTAAGGAAGCTGGACGCAACGTAGTAATCGGAGCAGAAATGCTGCAAAGTACGGCTGCTTGATACAAAAATCCTTGCATTCGCAGCCAAGCTTCCATATCATTCGATGTTTACCAAATATTCTGGCTCTCCTGAGAGAACTGCGGGAAGCCGCTGCTTCCGTTTGAGATGAAAGTTATGAGGACTCCGTTCGTACGCAAAGAAGACGTAGCCGGCGATAAGTATCCGCGCAACTGGTGGATCGTCGATGCCGAGGGAAAAACTCTGGGACGAGTGGCTACACAGATTGCCCGTGCACTACGCGGCAAGCACAAAGCTGTGTTCGCCCCACACAGTGATGTCGGGGATTTCGTGATCGTGGTCAACGCGGAAAAAATTCAGGTGACTGGTCAGAAAAGCATGAAGAAGATGTACTATCATCACACGGGCTATCCAGGTGGAATCAAGTCTGCGCGTTTCGAAGAATTACAAGCCCGCAAGCCAGAAACCTTGATTGAGCGAGCTGTCAAGGGAATGATGGCCAAAAATGCCCTCAACCGTGGAATGTTGCGCCGCCTCAAGGTTTACGCAGGATCGGCTCATCCCCATCTGGCTCAGCAACCCAAACCGTTAGAAATTTGAGTCGTTTATGAACGCAATTGTGCAGTACTACGGCACTGGCCGTCGAAAATCTTCCATTGCTCGTGTCTATCTGCGACCGGGTACAGGCAACATTCTGGTCAACAAAGTTCCCCTCGCTCAGTACTTCGGCCGAAGCACTCTACAAATGGTGGTTCGACAGCCCCTGGAACTGACTGAAAACAGTGATCAGTTTGACATTTTCATTAACGTCAGTGGTGGTGGTTTGTCAGGACAGGCGGGTGCTATCAAGCACGGCATCTCAAGGGCTCTGCTGGAAGTAAGTGAAGAACTACGCCCTCAACTGAAGAAAGAAGGATTTCTGACACGCGATGCTCGAGCGGTAGAACGTAAAAAATATGGACGACCTGGAGCCCGCAAAAGCTATCAGTTCTCCAAGCGCTGATCATATTTCAGGTGCCGTCAACAAAGTCGGCATCTCCCTCCACTTCTCAACCGCCACTCACCGGCGGAATCAAAGCATACTCTTCTCCTTCCTCCAAGACTTCATCACCAACCAAATACGTATCCCGGTAGGCGACTCTCGTGCATTGGAGCACTGGCTTCAGCACAGGGTGGTTACGCTGTAATTTCGCCAGCAGATCAGCAACGGTACTTCCAGCTTCCAATTCTTGGTTTTTTGCTTCGGGTGGCAGGGATTCTCGTAGCATTGCGAAGGGCTTCAGCATGATTTTCATTATGGGCTCTCTGGATGAAGATTTATTCTGTGTTCGTGAAAAACATAGTATTGTATTGTTTAATGAATACTTTGGCTTCAGATGAGATATTACTTCAATTAGAGAAATCGAATTCCCTTGTCACTTCTAGGGATGACTTGTCCGATCAAGCAAGCGTTTGGTACTCCAGCTTCGTGGAGTTGGTTTATAGCTCTTTCCGCTTCTTCAGCGGGTAGACTAACCAATAAACCTCCACTGGTTTGTGGGTCAACCAGCAGTTCCTGCATCACTTGCTGAGCTGGAAATTCAACATCATCTTCCACCAGTTTACGATTAGCTTGGTTAGTCCCTGTGGTCATCCCACGTTCATACATGGCTGCTGCTTCTGGTAGCCAAGGTAATTTTTTAGTCTCGATTTCGATTGTCACCTTAGAGCCTTGAGCGATCTCTAGTGCATGGCCGGCCAGTCCAAATCCAGTAATGTCGGTTGCTGCATGAACATTGAAGGCTTGTAGTGCCTCGGCAGCCACCCGATTGAGTATTGTTAACTGCCGAAAACACTCTTCGATTGCTTCCTGGCTAACCCAGCCCTTCAGATTGGCATTTAGCAAAACTCCACTACCCAGAGACTTGGTCAGTAACAGTACATCGCCGACTCGCGCCCCATTGTTCCTCCAGATTTTTTGAGGATGAACCACCCCGGTAACTGCCAAGCCAAACTTGGGTTCTTCATCTTCGATACTGTGCCCTCCTGCTAACACAGCTCCAGCTTCCAAAATTTTCTCTGCCGCCCCCGCAATAATGCCGTGTAGGATCTCTTGCCTAAGTTTGTTGGCTGGGAAAGCCAGCAGGTTCAAGCACGTGAGTGGCTGTCCCCCCATCGCATACACGTCACTGAGGGCGTTTGCCGCAGCAATCTGACCAAAGAGTTGCGGATCATCGGTGGGTGGAGTGATAAAGTCAGCTGTAGTGACTATCGCTTGGGTATCGTTGAGTTGATAGACACCAGCATCATCACTCGTTTCAAAACCAACCAGCAGATTTGGATCAGTTTGCTGCGGCAAGGAAGAGAGCAGGTTTTTCAACCCGACCGGGTTGAGTTTGGCCGCTCAGCCGCAGGTTTTAGAGAGGCTGGTCAGTGTCGGTTTTCGAAAGAAACGTTTCAATTGT is a window of SAR324 cluster bacterium DNA encoding:
- a CDS encoding creatininase family protein; amino-acid sequence: ILIGPSIEVGMAQHHLGFAGSITVRPTTLISIIEDYVKSLVKHGFTHFFFLNGHGGNIATVKASFAEIHAEASLGRAPVQQPELELVLHNWYQGRRVTEISNRYFPGIEGSHATPSEISLTFHAYPEHTKPAETMEPRVARGGSFGSAVDYRHKFPDGRIGSDPSGATAKIGAELCQAAVTDALDALRYQGFL
- a CDS encoding AAA family ATPase — protein: MLPSVRLPVQSSMRAEMSGMSEVSKLDTVREQSQRLVQQSLNDYAQTIREHERNLLQSLLQALQGTEEVSTEELRDLFARLQEQERCLEELQLISPGTTESILPTGPNYLPEQSRLLRCYCENILERFHTLQHCAHHLKLLLDTLNLWLHRKHFQTDSTGQLELRVMDRNSELRQPLSLDKLSSGEQQLVYLLGLLIFDTQPKQLVLLDEPELSLHPAW
- a CDS encoding 2Fe-2S iron-sulfur cluster-binding protein; protein product: MSGVNPYIQQPDFVLPQEPYKITFLPADVTVEVQPAILPHPQDGLPGSLLASALEAGLDMDHSCGGVCACSTCHIWVRSGMESCNEATEDEEDMLDMAPGLQPNSRLACQCVPDGTSDVVVEIPDWNRNLVSEGH
- a CDS encoding iron-sulfur cluster assembly accessory protein, coding for MITLTENAAKEIRKIMQEQQLEENVFIRVGVKGGGCSGFTYTFDFDARKTRFDLDFESQGMQVVVDKKSYLYIKDTEIDWSYSLMDRGLRFNNPSAKSSCGCKTSFQFETPVQENVFQPTW
- a CDS encoding BolA/IbaG family iron-sulfur metabolism protein is translated as MSAELCEQIKQAVQTALPDAEVVVTGGGGHFSLEVISSAFEGKGLLAKQRLVYGALTELMAGEHAPVHAIDSLKTLVPE
- a CDS encoding dUTP pyrophosphatase, with the protein product MSTLRLQLHYPDMPVPQRAHPKDVGLDLTAMAVEPHNERLFFIDTGVSVEPSEGYYVEVVARSSLSKTDFILANSVGIIDPDYRGRIRLALRYLGEESGADAAAEMIGRRVAQLILRRREEVTVEVVSELGATVRGVGGFGSSGG
- a CDS encoding protein-L-isoaspartate(D-aspartate) O-methyltransferase translates to MKDREESALVQAKRQLQQFWRDTGVTCDERLLKVFRQLSREEFVSPIHRENAYMDYPLPIGSNQTISQPTTVMTMLRLLEVAPQHRVLEVGAGSGYNAALLGLLAKQVVSLECRRELVEMASQNIRRAGIQNVEVRYSDGKIGVPELAPFDRIIVTAAAARFPNDLWEQLAEGGILVVPVGDPYSCVMTRAEKSDGKRHVTRHGSYAFVPLV
- a CDS encoding DUF1295 domain-containing protein; the encoded protein is MAFWEIWLQALILIVILGAFLWGVSVRIKNASIVDIFWGPGFVVCAWWYAWQCEFDSWRSTLLLGLVTIWGLRLALHIGWRNHGKGEDYRYQQFRQDFGPERYWWFSYFQVFLLQGGLLWFISAPLLAVPYLAAEESPFGLFDALALFCWGVGFAFEAGGDWQLAQFKANPANKGKVLDQGFWKYTRHPNYFGDAAVWWGYGLFSAASGSYWPMIGPLLMTGLIIQVSGVRLLEHTLVDAKPEYRDYVERTSAFIPWPPKAPSSSRTTSQQES
- a CDS encoding PrsW family glutamic-type intramembrane protease, with the protein product MLSIAGLLIAPGLMWGWLFYRLHRYQRASLRRLAALFVGGMFCGLIALLLNHSVEKYTLFWPGAKETFTWMDQDWPLYKAGFWMLVGFNEETAKLLVLLLLSFPTRHLREPFDGILHGAVVALGFATLENGFYLQQYGVGVVATRTVVTLPAHAFMSVPLGYFVAKARLSQLQGADAAAVTRLLLGGWLIAAVLHGTYDLLLSFGFSKWAYAQIALMGLFSLWLGVSNWRHSAYLPSLHKSQPSNHWLAFLLGSRS
- a CDS encoding diguanylate cyclase, giving the protein MNRIPMLHQEEHTELYLFAEAIKDRRYFRKIPMNLLLEMLRLSQLVMLSQDEQLVHEGDKAPPEMYILLHGSLMVTSQGEFISRLESPGDVVGEQAILSPEARTMTVTAEVDSRVLAFPNDVFRVAEEMSHIPAIYLSFASILAEKLRITEAQAKLRRNARPQGNATPPCIAIVDIDSRERRVIRGTLSTLWKEMKIVEYASPKEFIETPAERRFDLIILDPLYNHDYHDEQELLEALGESVGLHNCPVFAVSEWCNDESNREKLAQMGVGDFLGRPYSTFDLRHKLSAFKVAYYRQRELEQVEHAADTDRLTNLANRRRMDEFLDALVTLYPEERQPFSLIITDVDNFKHYNDTHGHQMGDVVLASIAAILKRSVRRGDLAARFGGEEFVVLLPKCDKPAALKIAEKLRQAVEEEEIPYQEQQPLGNLTATFGVATYPFDAENVDMLLKRADECLYQGKEAGRNVVIGAEMLQSTAA
- the rplM gene encoding 50S ribosomal protein L13, giving the protein MRTPFVRKEDVAGDKYPRNWWIVDAEGKTLGRVATQIARALRGKHKAVFAPHSDVGDFVIVVNAEKIQVTGQKSMKKMYYHHTGYPGGIKSARFEELQARKPETLIERAVKGMMAKNALNRGMLRRLKVYAGSAHPHLAQQPKPLEI
- the rpsI gene encoding 30S ribosomal protein S9, whose protein sequence is MNAIVQYYGTGRRKSSIARVYLRPGTGNILVNKVPLAQYFGRSTLQMVVRQPLELTENSDQFDIFINVSGGGLSGQAGAIKHGISRALLEVSEELRPQLKKEGFLTRDARAVERKKYGRPGARKSYQFSKR
- a CDS encoding MoaD/ThiS family protein yields the protein MKIMLKPFAMLRESLPPEAKNQELEAGSTVADLLAKLQRNHPVLKPVLQCTRVAYRDTYLVGDEVLEEGEEYALIPPVSGG